From Juglans regia cultivar Chandler chromosome 8, Walnut 2.0, whole genome shotgun sequence, the proteins below share one genomic window:
- the LOC108994270 gene encoding probable transcription factor At5g28040: MLSSFVDWIVFSSSSSSSSSYSSSTSSRYDHEDNDQVIISAETENNDEQNDVILDDVATNGDTIPVGIAVTDASAAVTVAVPATEALIHDHPPPITTTIINSRKRRRIDHYDEDDDDILLAAQEEKKHLDDSRRPSHRLWTNEDEIQLLQGYLEHPTSRGNIIHHNDTALFYEQIGSKLQVGFNKNQLLDKLRRLKRKYRNALEKINADKEFSFKSAHDQAAFEISRKIWGDTRRMDKPGVLEENTLDDGLDQLSPTTLNHLNLVDVKVENDEVLNDLRLRKRTKSGHASKNRSISNCRNYGNNNDDVDDNNIDNGNATRLIEDTVGSCLSPWFKELLSNAFCPMPLSGTLQGESTMSLQGEEQMDENGREQRILELERYSKQLELVQDQIKLALQELQSNIRE; this comes from the coding sequence ATGCTCTCTTCATTTGTCGACTGGATCGtgttctcctcctcctcatcctcttcctcttcttatTCTTCCTCAACTTCTTCCCGATACGATCACGAAGACAATGATCAGGTAATAATCTCGGCTGAAACAGAAAACAATGATGAGCAAAATGACGTCATCTTGGATGACGTTGCCACAAATGGTGATACCATTCCGGTGGGCATTGCTGTCACCGACGCGTCTGCTGCGGTCACTGTTGCCGTCCCTGCTACCGAGGCCCTGATACATGATCACCCTCCTCCCATCACGACTACGATCATCAACAGTCGAAAACGGAGACGCATTGATCACTACGACGAGGACGATGACGACATATTATTGGCCgcacaagaagaaaaaaagcacCTTGACGACTCTCGGAGACCATCGCACCGGCTTTGGACCAACGAGGACGAGATCCAGCTCTTGCAAGGCTACCTCGAGCACCCGACGAGTCGCGGGAATATTATACACCACAACGACACCGCATTATTCTATGAACAAATCGGGTCCAAGCTTCAGGTAGGCTTCAACAAGAACCAGCTCTTGGACAAGCTCCGAAGGTTAAAGAGGAAGTACCGCAACGCTCTTGAAAAAATCAATGCAGACAAAGAGTTTTCTTTCAAGAGCGCGCATGATCAGGCTGCTTTTGAAATTTCTCGTAAGATTTGGGGCGATACAAGGCGCATGGACAAACCTGGCGTACTCGAAGAGAATACGTTGGATGATGGTCTTGATCAACTGAGTCCCACTACCCTTAATCATCTTAATCTTGTCGATGTCAAGGTGGAGAATGATGAAGTTTTGAACGATTTGAGGCTGCGCAAGCGGACAAAGTCCGGCCACGCTTCGAAGAACCGTTCGATATCAAATTGTAGAAACTACGGCAACAATAATGATGATGTTGACGACAACAATATTGACAACGGTAATGCAACGAGGTTGATCGAGGATACAGTGGGGAGTTGTTTGTCGCCCTGGTTTAAGGAGTTGTTGAGTAATGCATTTTGTCCAATGCCGTTGAGTGGTACTCTTCAAGGGGAGTCGACCATGAGTTTGCAGGGTGAGGAACAAATGGATGAGAACGGGAGAGAGCAACGAATTTTGGAGTTGGAGAGGTATTCGAAGCAGTTGGAGTTGGTGCAAGATCAAATTAAGTTAGCTTTGCAGGAGTTGCAGTCTAATATCAGAGAGTGA
- the LOC109004011 gene encoding uncharacterized protein LOC109004011, with product MKLRPEFETVRAGLLNRNPVPSLDICLGDLLREEQRLSTQMGMTSEKIFSETMNVAYAAQGRGKNKLQCFSCKEFGHIARNCPKKVCNYCKKEGHLIKDCRVRPQNRQSQAFQAAVQSSSSSSAPPTVSSDSSVLTPAMVQQMIVSAFTALGLQGSGVGDGDREGA from the exons ATGAAGCTTCGACCCGAATTTGAGACCGTTCGAGCTGGTTTGTTGAACCGTAATCCGGTTCCTTCTTTGGATATTTGTTTGGGAGATTTGTTGCGGGAAGAACAACGATTATCCACTCAGATGGGTATGACTTCTGAGAAGATCTTTTCTGAGACTATGAATGTAGCTTATGCAGCACAAGGGAGAGGGAAGAACAAGTTGCAATGTTTCAGTTGCAAGGAATTTGGTCATATCGCTCGCAACTGTCCTAAGAAAGTTTGCAACTACTGCAAGAAAGAGGGTCATCTCATCAAAGATTGTCGAGTACGGCCTCAGAATCGCCAATCTCAAGCTTTTCAGGCGGCTGTacagtcttcttcttcatcttctgcgCCACCTACTGTAAGCTCTGATTCATCTGTTCTCACACCAGCAATGGTCCAACAGATGATTGTGTCTGCTTTTACGGCCTTAGGCCTGCAAG GATCAGGTGTCGGGGACGGTGATCGCGAAGGGGCCTAA
- the LOC108994271 gene encoding 40S ribosomal protein S24-1-like gives MADKAVTIRTRKFMTNRLLSRKQFVIDLLHPGRPNVSKAELKEKLSRMYEVKDPNSIFVFKFRTHFGGGKSTGFGLIYDSVENAKKYEPKYRLIRNGLDTKIEKSRKQLKERKNRAKKIRGVKKTKASDAAKGGKKK, from the exons ATGGCGGACAAGGCAGTGACCATCAGAACCAGGAAGTTCATGACCAACAGACTCCTCTCCAGAAAGCAATTT GTAATTGATCTTCTTCATCCAGGGAGACCCAATGTTTCCAAG GCTGAGCTGAAGGAGAAGCTGTCAAGGATGTATGAAGTAAAAGACCCAAACTCGATCTTTGTTTTCAAGTTCCGGACTCACTTTGGAGGTGGAAAATCAACTggttttggtttgatttatgaTTCCGTTgagaatgcaaaaaaatatgaacCCAAGTACAGGCTCATCAGG AATGGACTTGATACCAAGATAGAGAAGTCGAGAAAGCAGTTGAAGGAGAGGAAGAACAGGGCTAAGAAGATCCGTGGAGTAAAGAAG ACAAAGGCTTCAGATGCTGCCAAGGGTGGAAAGAAGAAATGA
- the LOC108994273 gene encoding rubredoxin-like has product MACATTRPTFSFHLSTSFPQSTPPKPKPHFPAISPVFPKLSLLHKPHILSNLHSIDISKEDTPTSSQQPSSDLEEPQEPQENFDKRRLEEKFAVLNTGIYECRSCGHKYDEAVGDPSYPVPPGLQFDKLPEDWRCPTCGAAKSFFESKSVEIAGFAQNQQFGLGGNALTSGQKAILIYGSLLIFFVLFLSGYWLQ; this is encoded by the coding sequence ATGGCTTGTGCAACTACAAGACCCACCTTCTCTTTCCACCTCTCAACCTCTTTCCCTCAATCCACACCTCCAAAACCCAAACCCCATTTCCCCGCCATCTCTCCTGTTTTCCCCAAACTCTCACTTCTGCACAAGCCCCACATACTTAGTAACCTTCACTCCATTGATATCTCCAAAGAAGACACTCCCACCTCCAGCCAACAACCCTCTTCAGACCTTGAAGAACCACAAGAGCCTCAAGAGAATTTCGACAAGCGCCGACTAGAAGAGAAGTTTGCAGTGTTAAACACTGGTATCTACGAGTGTAGGTCTTGTGGCCACAAGTATGATGAAGCCGTGGGAGACCCTTCATATCCGGTACCGCCAGGTTTGCAATTTGATAAGCTGCCTGAGGATTGGAGGTGCCCAACTTGTGGGGCGGCCAAGAGTTTCTTTGAGAGTAAGAGTGTGGAGATTGCTGGTTTTGCGCAGAACCAGCAGTTTGGGCTTGGAGGGAATGCTCTGACTTCTGGGCAGAAAGCTATTCTTATATATGGGAGCTTGCTGATTTTCTTTGTCTTGTTCTTGTCTGGGTACTGGCTGCAATAG
- the LOC108994267 gene encoding probable transcription factor At3g04930, whose product MASEQDDTVFPEEDLDDELSDGEEDDDDEDDEDDDVINSASPSTSSPAANSVTVALPASSLPIGDPPIATSSIATAAAATTMVTPSPKRHPTDPQEKKPQPLDDSRRLFQRLWTDEDEIELLQGFLDYTTSRGSTHHNDTALFYDQIKSKLQLDFNKNQLVEKLRRLKKKYRNVLAKSSAGKDVSFKSPHDQATFEISRKIWRNDDHNTGRFAVDDSVFDDEDPNVKTPTFNFNNYEEIGEKKMISTPRSRKRPRSQSQSQLQPQPQPQPVYRSEEKRISSQADIKVNGNDSINQSNLGGLIEETVRSCLSPLFKELLGNAMGAGGRGIGFGFGGLGMNAMATNVIPLSFAGGGGGGVGGEGVVDERWRKQQILELEVYSKRLELVQDQIRAALDELRSVGR is encoded by the coding sequence ATGGCCTCTGAGCAAGACGACACCGTTTTCCCCGAAGAGGACCTCGACGACGAGTTATCCGATGGAGAAGAAGACGACGACGATGAGGACGATGAGGACGACGACGTCATCAACTCCGCCTCACCCTCCACTTCATCTCCCGCCGCCAACTCCGTCACCGTCGCCTTGCCGGCATCCTCTCTCCCTATTGGCGATCCCCCGATTGCCACCTCATCTATCGCCACCGCCGCCGCTGCCACCACCATGGTCACCCCTTCCCCCAAACGACATCCTACCGACCCCCAAGAGAAGAAGCCTCAGCCCCTCGACGACTCGCGCAGGTTATTCCAGCGACTTTGGACGGACGAGGACGAGATCGAGCTCCTCCAAGGCTTCCTCGACTATACGACATCGCGAGGATCCACCCACCACAACGACACCGCTTTGTTCTACGACCAGATCAAGTCCAAGCTCCAGCTCGACTTCAACAAGAACCAGCTTGTCGAGAAGCTTCGTCGTTTGAAGAAGAAGTACCGCAACGTCCTCGCAAAATCCAGTGCCGGAAAAGATGTCTCCTTCAAGAGCCCCCACGACCAGGCCACCTTCGAAATCTCCCGCAAGATTTGGAGGAACGACGACCACAACACCGGCAGATTCGCCGTCGATGATTCTGTTTTCGATGACGAAGATCCCAATGTTAAAACCCCCACTTTTAACTTCAACAATTACGAAGAAATCGGTGAGAAAAAGATGATTTCGACGCCGAGGTCGCGCAAGCGGCCCCGATCGCAGTCGCAATCGCAGTTGCAGCCGCAGCCGCAGCCGCAGCCGGTGTATCGGAGCGAAGAGAAACGCATTTCATCACAAGCTGATATCAAAGTTAATGGCAATGATAGTATTAATCAATCTAATTTGGGGGGTTTGATTGAGGAGACGGTGAGGAGTTGTTTGTCGCCGCTGTTTAAGGAGCTGTTAGGCAATGCGATGGGGGCTGGAGGGAGAGgaattgggtttgggtttgggggTTTAGGAATGAATGCGATGGCGACGAATGTGATCCCATTGAGTTTCgctggtggtggaggaggaggagtaggAGGGGAAGGGGTGGTGGATGAGAGGTGGAGAAAGCAGCAGATACTGGAGCTGGAGGTGTACTCGAAGCGATTGGAGCTAGTTCAGGATCAGATTCGAGCGGCTTTGGACGAGTTACGGTCGGTGGGACGATGA